Proteins encoded within one genomic window of Bacillus thuringiensis:
- a CDS encoding Crp/Fnr family transcriptional regulator — MEEVLKKYMQNLTTLSEEEQHTILSELQIEEYKKGTVLLRQGDVPSKCYFVLKGCIRQYCIDETGKEVTSNFYTEEQAIANFNHHKQDKSSPHTLTCLEDCLVVVGDLYCEKDMYKKYSQLEEMTRQMIEYNFGEVQEELTLFIASTPEERYKSLLQKRPHLINRVPQYQLASYLGITPESLSRIKKRLKQ; from the coding sequence ATGGAAGAAGTATTAAAGAAGTATATGCAGAACCTTACAACACTAAGTGAAGAAGAGCAGCACACGATCCTCAGTGAATTACAAATTGAAGAATATAAAAAAGGAACAGTGCTCCTAAGGCAAGGAGATGTTCCTTCGAAATGTTATTTTGTATTAAAGGGATGCATTAGGCAATATTGTATAGATGAAACAGGGAAAGAGGTTACATCAAATTTTTATACAGAAGAACAAGCAATCGCAAATTTTAATCATCATAAACAAGATAAATCATCCCCGCATACGTTAACGTGTTTAGAAGACTGTCTAGTTGTAGTTGGCGACCTGTATTGTGAAAAGGACATGTATAAGAAATATTCACAGTTAGAAGAAATGACACGTCAAATGATTGAATACAATTTTGGTGAGGTACAAGAAGAACTTACATTATTTATTGCATCGACACCAGAAGAGCGCTACAAATCATTATTACAAAAACGACCTCATTTAATCAATCGTGTTCCTCAATATCAATTGGCAAGTTATCTAGGTATTACGCCAGAATCATTAAGTAGAATTAAGAAACGACTCAAACAGTAG
- a CDS encoding DUF4386 domain-containing protein, with amino-acid sequence MTERKYALFAGFSLLVMAFIAFFSYGFVHGNLVVQEDAGATFHNIQTSNSLFKAEIFGWIIIFITDIVAAWALYFFLKPIHTSLSLLAALLRLMYTAILGIAIFNLILALLLSKSMIANPETYVMLSLSAFEYIWSVGLIIFGLHLFTLGYVTFLSKQIPKLISVLLFIAAMGYIVIHVMNTMFSQYDAMISILNVVFQLPMIAGELGFSIWLLIRGGKDSTV; translated from the coding sequence ATGACAGAACGAAAGTATGCCTTATTTGCTGGCTTTTCTCTTCTTGTTATGGCATTCATTGCATTTTTTTCTTACGGTTTTGTTCATGGAAATCTCGTTGTACAAGAAGACGCGGGCGCGACATTCCATAATATCCAAACTTCAAATTCACTTTTCAAAGCGGAAATCTTCGGTTGGATTATCATTTTCATTACTGATATTGTCGCCGCGTGGGCTCTTTATTTCTTTCTAAAACCAATTCATACTAGCCTCTCATTACTAGCTGCCTTGCTTCGTCTTATGTATACAGCGATACTTGGAATCGCCATATTCAATTTAATATTGGCATTGCTACTTTCAAAAAGTATGATTGCGAATCCAGAAACATATGTGATGTTGTCTCTCAGTGCATTCGAATACATTTGGTCTGTAGGGTTAATCATTTTCGGCTTACATCTTTTCACTTTAGGATATGTAACTTTTCTATCTAAACAAATACCGAAATTGATTAGTGTATTACTATTCATCGCTGCTATGGGTTATATCGTAATTCACGTCATGAATACAATGTTTTCACAATATGATGCGATGATTTCCATTCTTAATGTTGTCTTTCAACTACCGATGATCGCAGGTGAACTTGGATTTAGTATATGGCTATTGATTAGAGGTGGAAAAGACTCTACTGTTTGA
- a CDS encoding PH domain-containing protein → MEFPSKKDTWLYPIFFVVIGACFAPIFAGREYFLLFFTILLAILFMWSWFSTKYIVGEERITIKSGFVKKRIFIRDIKQISNTKNPVAAHALSFDRLEMVYCTHPTEIISPKDKEQFINLVKRKNPHIDTK, encoded by the coding sequence GTGGAATTTCCATCAAAAAAAGATACATGGTTATATCCGATTTTTTTCGTTGTCATTGGAGCGTGTTTTGCTCCCATATTTGCAGGAAGAGAATATTTTCTTTTATTTTTCACAATTCTATTGGCCATCTTATTTATGTGGAGTTGGTTTTCAACAAAATATATCGTCGGAGAAGAAAGAATTACTATTAAATCGGGTTTCGTTAAAAAGCGCATATTTATACGAGATATAAAACAAATTTCAAATACGAAAAATCCAGTAGCAGCTCATGCTTTATCATTTGACCGACTTGAAATGGTTTACTGCACACATCCAACAGAAATTATTTCTCCTAAAGATAAGGAACAATTCATCAATTTAGTTAAAAGGAAAAATCCACACATTGACACAAAGTAA
- a CDS encoding Ig-like domain-containing protein yields the protein MLAAFQQQQTRKFSPITNTSASCLNIQSNPPKISIAPSVISVIGVHMEKNKLKVRTGQSIELSASVLPVQATNKELIWTNMNADVITMYPKDDTITITGKSAGRAVVIVTTAEGKFRDLCIIHVQPYMTNPK from the coding sequence ATGTTAGCAGCTTTCCAGCAACAACAAACACGTAAATTTTCACCTATCACAAATACTTCTGCGTCTTGTTTGAACATACAATCTAATCCACCTAAAATTTCAATTGCTCCTTCTGTTATTTCAGTCATCGGTGTTCATATGGAAAAAAATAAGTTGAAAGTAAGAACGGGACAAAGCATTGAGTTATCAGCTTCCGTTTTGCCAGTGCAAGCAACGAATAAAGAACTTATTTGGACAAATATGAATGCTGATGTTATCACAATGTATCCAAAAGATGATACGATAACGATTACTGGAAAAAGTGCCGGAAGAGCCGTCGTAATTGTCACAACTGCTGAAGGGAAGTTCCGTGACCTATGTATCATTCATGTACAACCTTATATGACAAATCCAAAGTAA
- the putP gene encoding sodium/proline symporter PutP, producing MSTQMLTLTSISIYMLGMLVIGYFAYKRTSNLTDYMLGGRTLGPAVTALSAGASDMSGWLLMGLPGAMFSVGLSSSWIAIGLTLGAYANWLYVAPRLRTYSEMANNSITIPEFLEHRFHDKSHMLRLVSGLVIMIFFTFYVASGLVSGAVLFENSFGMNYHVGLFIVAGVVVAYTLFGGFLAVSWTDFVQGIIMVVALILVPIVTIMNSNGLGPAFDTIRSVDPTRLDIFKGASTLGIISLFAWGLGYVGQPHIIVRFMAISSVKEIKSARRIGMSWMIFSVVGAMFTGLIGIAYYSQQELTLSNPETIFLELGKILFHPLITGFLLAAILAAIMSTISSQLLVTSSAITEDLYRTFFKRSASDKELVFVGRMAVLVIALVGCALAFKQNDTILALVGYAWAGFGSSFGPAILLSLYWKRMTKWGALAGMISGAATVIIWTQFKFLKDFLYEMIPGFAISLLVIIIVSLLTQPSKEVEQQFEDFEKQHNL from the coding sequence ATGAGTACGCAGATGTTAACTTTAACTTCTATCTCTATTTACATGCTCGGGATGTTAGTAATTGGCTATTTCGCCTATAAACGAACGTCCAACTTAACAGATTATATGCTTGGCGGGCGTACACTAGGCCCCGCAGTAACAGCATTAAGTGCTGGAGCATCCGATATGAGTGGTTGGCTTTTAATGGGCTTACCCGGTGCAATGTTTAGCGTTGGATTAAGTAGTAGTTGGATTGCGATCGGCCTAACACTAGGCGCATACGCAAACTGGCTTTATGTCGCTCCTCGCTTACGTACCTACTCTGAAATGGCAAACAACTCTATTACTATCCCAGAATTTTTGGAACATCGTTTCCACGACAAATCTCACATGCTACGCTTAGTATCCGGACTTGTTATTATGATTTTCTTTACTTTTTATGTAGCTTCAGGATTAGTTTCAGGCGCTGTATTATTTGAAAATTCATTTGGTATGAACTACCATGTGGGATTATTCATTGTTGCAGGCGTTGTTGTCGCTTACACATTATTTGGTGGTTTCTTAGCAGTAAGTTGGACAGACTTCGTGCAAGGAATCATTATGGTTGTTGCTCTTATTCTTGTTCCTATCGTAACAATTATGAACTCGAACGGACTTGGACCTGCATTTGATACAATTCGATCTGTAGATCCAACACGTCTAGATATTTTTAAAGGTGCCTCTACTTTAGGGATTATTTCTTTATTCGCATGGGGCCTTGGTTATGTTGGACAACCTCATATTATCGTACGCTTTATGGCAATTTCCTCTGTAAAAGAAATTAAAAGCGCACGAAGAATTGGTATGAGCTGGATGATTTTCTCAGTTGTCGGAGCAATGTTTACTGGTCTTATCGGTATTGCTTACTACTCACAACAAGAATTAACATTATCTAACCCAGAGACAATTTTCCTTGAACTAGGAAAAATTTTATTCCATCCACTTATTACTGGATTTTTATTAGCAGCTATTTTAGCAGCGATTATGAGTACAATTTCATCTCAATTACTCGTTACTTCTAGTGCTATAACAGAAGATTTATATCGTACATTCTTTAAACGTTCTGCTTCTGATAAAGAACTTGTATTTGTCGGTCGTATGGCTGTACTTGTTATTGCCTTAGTTGGATGCGCATTAGCGTTTAAACAAAATGATACGATTTTAGCTCTTGTTGGATACGCTTGGGCTGGATTTGGTTCTTCATTCGGACCTGCTATTTTATTAAGCTTATATTGGAAACGCATGACAAAATGGGGCGCACTTGCAGGTATGATTTCTGGTGCTGCGACTGTTATTATATGGACACAATTTAAATTCTTAAAAGACTTCTTATATGAAATGATTCCTGGTTTCGCTATTAGTTTACTAGTGATCATAATTGTTAGTTTACTAACACAACCTTCAAAAGAAGTTGAACAACAATTTGAGGATTTTGAAAAACAACATAATCTATAA
- the trpE gene encoding anthranilate synthase component I — translation MMTKEEFIKQKEQRKTFLVIAEEEGDSITPISLYRRMKGKKRFLLESSQLHQDKGRYSYLGCNPYGEVKSIGTEVERTIYGQTEELQGNVLQVLEEVIASTQVDSPFPFCGGAVGYIGYDVIRQYENIGADLHDPLNIPEVHLLLYREFIVYDHLRQKLSFVYICREDDVASYEEVYERLRVYKEELLQGEEAEVTEIKSTLSFTSSITEKEFCAMVETAKEHIRAGDIFQVVLSQRLQSECIGDPFALYRKLRIANPSPYMFYIDFQDYVVLGSSPESLLSVRDDKVMTNPIAGTRPRGKTKQEDAEIEKELLENEKERAEHMMLVDLGRNDIGRVSEIGSVTIDKYMNVEKYSHVMHIVSEVYGTLRKQMSGFDALAYCLPAGTVSGAPKIRAMEIINELEIEKRNVYAGAVGYVSFSGNLDMALAIRTMVVKDEKAYVQAGAGIVYDSDPVAEYEETLNKARALLEVMK, via the coding sequence ATGATGACAAAAGAGGAATTTATAAAACAGAAAGAACAAAGAAAAACATTTTTAGTAATCGCTGAAGAAGAAGGAGATAGCATTACGCCAATTTCTTTATATAGACGTATGAAAGGTAAGAAGAGGTTCTTATTAGAAAGCTCACAACTTCATCAAGATAAAGGACGCTATTCTTACTTAGGATGTAATCCGTATGGTGAAGTGAAAAGTATCGGTACAGAAGTGGAACGAACGATTTACGGTCAAACAGAAGAGTTGCAAGGTAACGTACTACAAGTGTTAGAAGAAGTAATCGCGTCAACACAAGTAGACAGTCCGTTTCCATTTTGCGGAGGAGCAGTTGGTTATATTGGCTATGACGTCATTCGACAGTATGAAAACATTGGAGCGGATTTACACGATCCATTGAATATTCCAGAAGTACACCTTTTACTGTACCGTGAGTTTATCGTGTATGACCACTTACGCCAAAAATTATCATTTGTATATATATGCAGGGAAGATGATGTAGCTTCTTATGAAGAAGTATACGAAAGGCTGCGAGTATACAAAGAGGAATTGCTACAGGGAGAAGAAGCTGAAGTAACTGAAATAAAATCAACATTATCATTCACTTCTTCTATAACGGAAAAAGAATTTTGCGCGATGGTAGAAACGGCGAAAGAACACATTCGAGCCGGGGACATATTCCAAGTTGTATTATCGCAGCGTTTGCAAAGTGAATGTATTGGGGATCCGTTCGCGTTATATCGAAAACTTCGAATTGCCAATCCATCACCATATATGTTCTATATCGATTTTCAAGATTATGTTGTACTCGGTTCTTCGCCGGAAAGTTTGTTATCGGTAAGAGACGATAAAGTGATGACGAACCCAATTGCCGGTACGAGGCCGAGAGGGAAAACGAAGCAGGAAGATGCGGAAATTGAAAAAGAACTGTTAGAAAATGAGAAAGAACGAGCAGAGCATATGATGCTTGTGGATCTTGGGCGGAATGATATTGGTAGAGTAAGTGAAATTGGCTCAGTTACGATAGATAAATATATGAATGTAGAAAAATATTCTCACGTTATGCACATTGTATCTGAAGTTTACGGAACATTGCGAAAACAAATGAGTGGATTTGATGCATTAGCGTATTGTTTACCAGCAGGGACAGTTTCAGGCGCTCCGAAAATTAGAGCGATGGAAATTATAAATGAGCTAGAGATTGAAAAAAGAAATGTATACGCCGGTGCAGTTGGATACGTTAGTTTTTCAGGAAATCTTGATATGGCGCTCGCCATTCGAACGATGGTCGTAAAGGATGAAAAAGCATACGTTCAGGCAGGAGCGGGTATCGTCTACGATTCAGACCCAGTTGCTGAATATGAAGAAACGTTAAATAAAGCGAGAGCGCTTTTGGAGGTAATGAAATGA
- a CDS encoding aminodeoxychorismate/anthranilate synthase component II, translated as MIVLIDNYDSFTYNLYQLLGEYEEDIVVVRNDQITIEQLEEMKPKGIVLSPGPGKPEDAGICIEVIRHFYKNVPILGICLGHQAIIAAFGGDIVRAERIKHGKTSRVKHNGTSIFSYATQPLTAMRYHSLVAEQTSLPECFDILATAMDDGEIMAVRHNYYPLFGLQFHPESIATEEGGKLIRAFLTEVKEEERV; from the coding sequence ATGATTGTACTGATTGATAATTATGATTCATTCACATATAACTTGTATCAACTGTTAGGCGAATACGAAGAAGATATTGTTGTCGTAAGAAATGATCAAATAACGATAGAACAATTAGAAGAAATGAAGCCGAAAGGAATTGTACTTTCACCAGGACCAGGAAAACCAGAGGATGCTGGCATTTGTATTGAAGTGATTCGTCATTTTTATAAGAACGTTCCCATATTAGGGATTTGTCTTGGCCACCAAGCGATCATAGCTGCATTTGGAGGAGACATTGTTAGAGCAGAACGTATTAAACACGGAAAAACATCGCGTGTGAAACATAACGGAACGTCAATCTTTTCATACGCTACACAGCCGCTAACGGCAATGCGTTATCATTCCCTTGTTGCAGAGCAAACGAGCTTGCCAGAGTGTTTTGACATATTAGCGACAGCGATGGACGACGGAGAAATAATGGCAGTCCGTCACAATTATTATCCGCTCTTCGGATTACAGTTTCATCCGGAATCAATCGCAACAGAAGAAGGGGGAAAGTTAATACGTGCCTTTTTAACAGAAGTAAAAGAGGAGGAAAGAGTATGA
- the trpD gene encoding anthranilate phosphoribosyltransferase: MNNYLRKLVEGQHLTEEEMYKAGLLLLSENILESEIAAFLVLLKAKGETAEEIYGLVRALREKALPFSNHIQGAMDNCGTGGDGAQTFNISTTSAFVLAGAGVKVAKHGNRAVSSKTGSADLLEELGVNISSTPNEIDYLLEHVGIAFLFAPAMHPALRRIMKIRKELNVPTIFNLIGPLTNPVNLETQFVGIYKRDMLLPVAQVLQKLGRKQALVVNGSGFLDEASLQGENHVVLLKDNEIVEMSIDPEKYGFSSVKNEEIRGGNSKENAKITVGVLSGEKSVYRDTVLLNAGLALFANGKTETIEEGIKLAAHSIDAGKALAKLNLLIAASNEKLERVN, encoded by the coding sequence ATGAATAACTATCTTCGTAAATTAGTGGAGGGTCAACATTTAACAGAAGAGGAAATGTATAAAGCAGGACTACTTTTATTAAGTGAAAACATATTAGAAAGTGAAATTGCAGCTTTCTTAGTCTTACTGAAAGCGAAAGGTGAAACTGCAGAAGAAATATACGGTCTCGTTCGGGCTCTTCGCGAAAAGGCATTGCCGTTTTCGAACCATATACAAGGAGCAATGGACAATTGCGGGACGGGTGGTGACGGTGCTCAAACATTTAATATTAGCACAACGTCAGCATTTGTACTGGCAGGAGCTGGCGTAAAGGTTGCAAAACATGGTAATCGTGCTGTTTCTAGTAAAACAGGAAGTGCAGATTTATTAGAAGAACTCGGTGTAAATATTAGCAGTACGCCAAACGAAATTGATTATTTATTAGAGCATGTGGGCATTGCATTCTTATTTGCACCAGCGATGCATCCAGCGCTAAGGCGCATTATGAAGATAAGAAAAGAGTTAAACGTGCCGACGATCTTTAATTTAATTGGTCCTTTAACAAATCCAGTGAATTTAGAAACACAATTTGTCGGTATTTATAAACGAGATATGTTATTACCAGTTGCACAAGTATTACAAAAGTTAGGTCGGAAACAAGCGCTTGTCGTAAATGGAAGTGGTTTTTTAGATGAAGCGTCATTGCAAGGAGAAAATCATGTAGTCCTTTTAAAAGATAATGAAATAGTAGAAATGAGTATTGATCCAGAAAAGTATGGTTTTTCAAGCGTGAAAAATGAAGAAATTAGAGGGGGGAATTCAAAAGAAAATGCAAAGATTACAGTCGGCGTATTGAGCGGAGAAAAGAGTGTTTATCGCGATACAGTTTTATTAAATGCAGGTCTAGCTCTGTTCGCAAATGGAAAAACGGAAACGATTGAAGAAGGAATTAAACTCGCGGCACATAGCATTGACGCTGGAAAAGCATTAGCCAAATTAAACTTATTAATTGCAGCAAGCAATGAAAAATTAGAAAGGGTGAATTAA
- the trpC gene encoding indole-3-glycerol phosphate synthase TrpC — MGTILDKIVEQKKKEVAELYEIYTPVKTKRKTHSLVEALQQFTVIAEVKRASPSKGDINLHVDVRKQVKTYEECGAGAVSVLTDGQFFKGSFHDLQTAREESNIPLLCKDFIIDKIQIDRAYEAGADIILLIVAALTKEKLKELYSYVLEKGLEAIVEVHDEQELDIAIQLNPHVIGINNRNLKTFEVDLGQTEKLGKRLNVEKLLWISESGIHSKEDIIRVKRAGAKGVLVGEALMTSSSINSFFEDCKVNI; from the coding sequence ATGGGGACGATTTTAGACAAAATTGTAGAACAGAAGAAAAAGGAAGTTGCGGAGTTATATGAAATATATACACCAGTAAAAACAAAAAGAAAGACACATTCACTTGTGGAAGCGTTACAGCAGTTTACTGTCATCGCAGAAGTAAAGCGGGCATCACCATCAAAAGGAGATATCAATTTACACGTTGATGTACGAAAACAAGTGAAGACATATGAAGAATGCGGCGCTGGTGCAGTTTCTGTTTTAACAGACGGTCAATTTTTTAAAGGATCTTTTCATGATTTACAAACGGCAAGAGAAGAAAGTAACATTCCTCTTTTATGTAAAGATTTCATAATCGATAAGATTCAAATTGATAGGGCATATGAAGCAGGTGCAGATATTATTTTACTAATCGTAGCAGCGTTAACGAAAGAGAAGTTAAAAGAGCTGTATAGCTACGTATTAGAAAAAGGATTAGAAGCAATTGTTGAAGTTCATGATGAGCAGGAATTAGACATTGCGATCCAATTAAATCCGCACGTTATCGGTATTAACAACCGTAATTTAAAAACATTTGAAGTCGATTTAGGCCAAACAGAAAAGCTTGGAAAACGATTAAATGTGGAGAAATTACTTTGGATTAGCGAGAGCGGGATTCATTCAAAAGAAGATATTATTCGGGTCAAACGAGCTGGAGCAAAAGGTGTATTAGTTGGAGAGGCACTTATGACATCATCTTCTATTAATAGCTTTTTTGAAGATTGTAAGGTGAATATATGA
- a CDS encoding phosphoribosylanthranilate isomerase codes for MKVKICGITDMETAKCACEYGADAIGFVFAESRREITPRLAKEIIGELPEHVLKVGVFVNESVAVIQKIADECGLTHVQLHGDEDNYQIRRLNIPSIKSLGVTSESDMKNAQGYETDYILFDSPKEKFHGGNGKTFSWELLGHMPKELRKKTILAGGLNALNIEEAIRTVQPYMVDVSSGVETEGKKDVEKIKQFIIKAKECSK; via the coding sequence ATGAAAGTGAAAATTTGCGGCATCACTGATATGGAAACAGCAAAATGTGCTTGCGAATACGGAGCAGATGCAATCGGATTTGTTTTTGCTGAAAGTAGGCGGGAAATTACTCCGAGGCTAGCGAAAGAAATTATTGGGGAGCTTCCAGAACACGTGTTAAAGGTCGGTGTTTTCGTAAATGAATCAGTAGCAGTGATCCAGAAAATTGCAGATGAGTGCGGGTTAACACATGTGCAACTACATGGGGATGAAGACAATTATCAAATTAGAAGATTGAATATTCCGTCTATAAAGTCGCTAGGAGTAACTTCAGAGAGTGATATGAAAAACGCTCAAGGGTATGAAACGGATTATATATTATTTGATAGCCCAAAAGAAAAGTTTCATGGAGGAAATGGAAAGACATTTTCATGGGAACTACTTGGGCATATGCCCAAAGAATTGCGAAAAAAAACGATATTAGCTGGTGGATTAAACGCTCTTAATATAGAAGAAGCAATTCGAACTGTTCAGCCATACATGGTCGATGTAAGTAGCGGAGTGGAGACAGAAGGAAAGAAAGATGTAGAGAAAATAAAACAATTTATTATAAAAGCGAAGGAGTGTTCCAAATGA
- the trpB gene encoding tryptophan synthase subunit beta, with the protein MNYAYPDEKGHYGIYGGRYVPETLMQSVLELEEAYKEAMQDEAFQKELNHYLTTYVGRETPLYFAENMTKYCGGAKIYLKREDLNHTGAHKINNTIGQALLAVRMGKKKVVAETGAGQHGVATATVCALLGLECVIFMGEEDVRRQKLNVFRMELLGAKVESVAAGSGTLKDAVNEALRYWVSHVHDTHYIMGSVLGPHPFPQIVRDFQSVIGKETKKQYEALEGKLPEAVVACIGGGSNAMGMFYPFVHDEEVALYGVEAAGKGVHTEQHAATLTKGSVGVLHGSMMYLLQNEEGQIQEAHSISAGLDYPGVGPEHSLLKDIGRVSYHSITDEEALEAFQLLTKKEGIIPALESSHAVAYALKLAPQMKKGEGLVICLSGRGDKDVESIKRYMEEV; encoded by the coding sequence ATGAACTACGCATATCCAGATGAAAAAGGACATTACGGTATATACGGAGGACGATACGTTCCAGAAACGTTAATGCAATCTGTACTAGAACTAGAAGAAGCATATAAAGAAGCGATGCAAGATGAAGCGTTTCAAAAGGAATTAAATCATTATTTAACAACGTACGTCGGAAGAGAAACACCGCTTTATTTCGCTGAAAATATGACGAAGTATTGCGGCGGTGCAAAGATTTATTTAAAACGTGAAGATTTGAACCATACAGGAGCTCATAAAATTAACAATACAATCGGTCAGGCACTTCTTGCAGTACGAATGGGCAAGAAAAAAGTTGTCGCTGAAACAGGGGCTGGACAACACGGAGTGGCAACCGCTACTGTATGTGCTCTACTTGGATTAGAATGCGTCATCTTTATGGGGGAAGAAGATGTGAGACGTCAAAAATTAAATGTGTTCCGAATGGAATTACTCGGAGCGAAAGTAGAAAGTGTAGCGGCAGGTAGTGGAACATTAAAAGATGCGGTAAACGAGGCGCTTCGTTACTGGGTTTCACATGTGCATGATACGCACTACATTATGGGATCTGTTCTTGGGCCACATCCTTTCCCGCAAATTGTTCGTGATTTCCAAAGTGTAATTGGGAAAGAAACGAAAAAACAATATGAGGCGTTAGAAGGAAAGTTACCAGAGGCAGTCGTGGCTTGTATTGGCGGTGGTAGTAATGCGATGGGCATGTTTTATCCGTTCGTACACGATGAAGAAGTTGCTCTTTACGGCGTAGAAGCAGCAGGGAAAGGCGTTCATACAGAACAGCACGCAGCTACTTTAACGAAAGGAAGCGTTGGTGTTTTACACGGATCAATGATGTACCTTCTGCAAAATGAAGAAGGACAAATTCAAGAAGCGCATTCTATTTCAGCGGGGCTTGATTATCCAGGGGTTGGACCAGAACATAGCTTGCTAAAAGATATTGGACGTGTTTCTTATCATTCAATAACAGACGAAGAAGCGTTAGAAGCATTTCAATTATTAACGAAAAAAGAAGGGATTATTCCGGCGTTAGAAAGCTCACATGCTGTCGCATACGCATTAAAATTAGCGCCGCAAATGAAGAAAGGCGAGGGGCTTGTCATTTGTTTATCTGGCCGCGGTGATAAAGATGTAGAGAGTATAAAACGTTATATGGAAGAGGTGTAA
- the trpA gene encoding tryptophan synthase subunit alpha gives MGVEKIKAAFENGKKAFIPYVMGGDGGLEKLKERIRFLDEAGASIVEIGIPFSDPVADGPTIQRAGKRALDGGVTLKGIFQALAEVRKEVQIPFVLMTYLNPVLAFGKERFIERCLEAGVDGIIVPDLPYEEQNIIAPLLQEVNIALIPLVTVTSPIERIEKITSESEGFVYAVTVAGVTGVRQNFKDEIHSYLEKVKSHTHLPVVAGFGISTKEHVEEMITICDGVVVGSKIIELLENEKREEICELIQATKQKEEA, from the coding sequence ATGGGAGTCGAAAAAATTAAAGCAGCATTTGAAAATGGCAAGAAAGCATTTATTCCGTACGTAATGGGCGGAGATGGAGGCCTTGAAAAATTAAAAGAAAGAATTCGTTTTCTTGATGAAGCAGGAGCAAGCATCGTTGAAATTGGTATCCCGTTTTCAGATCCAGTCGCAGATGGCCCAACGATTCAAAGAGCAGGGAAACGAGCGCTAGATGGAGGTGTAACGTTAAAGGGCATTTTTCAAGCGTTAGCAGAAGTAAGAAAAGAAGTACAAATTCCGTTTGTACTCATGACATATTTAAATCCAGTACTCGCATTCGGAAAAGAACGATTCATTGAGAGATGCTTAGAGGCAGGTGTGGACGGTATTATCGTTCCAGATTTACCGTATGAAGAACAAAATATTATTGCTCCGTTACTGCAAGAGGTGAACATTGCGCTAATCCCACTCGTTACCGTTACGAGCCCAATTGAGCGAATCGAGAAAATTACGAGTGAATCAGAAGGGTTCGTCTACGCTGTTACAGTAGCAGGCGTAACAGGAGTACGTCAAAACTTTAAAGATGAGATTCATAGTTACTTAGAAAAAGTAAAATCACATACGCATTTACCGGTAGTGGCAGGGTTCGGTATTTCAACAAAGGAACATGTAGAAGAAATGATTACAATATGTGACGGAGTTGTCGTTGGAAGTAAAATTATTGAACTGTTAGAAAATGAAAAACGAGAAGAAATATGTGAATTAATACAGGCAACAAAACAAAAAGAAGAGGCATAA
- a CDS encoding DUF4029 domain-containing protein gives MLRRKLLYLLLTVPLYAWLISMTKIELMALFLGYVFIFSNLNRIQEQSILEICIFSISIELFSIVSIVLLNELFGCIHSFELMKFGNVVLQVICAYIVFVVLDKIVEQQTVFENNRKWE, from the coding sequence ATGCTAAGACGTAAACTACTATATCTCCTTTTAACTGTACCACTATACGCTTGGCTCATTAGCATGACAAAAATAGAGTTGATGGCTCTATTTTTAGGATATGTATTCATCTTTTCCAACTTAAATCGCATTCAAGAGCAATCTATTTTAGAAATATGTATATTTTCGATTAGTATAGAATTATTTAGTATCGTTTCGATTGTATTATTAAATGAATTATTTGGATGTATCCATTCATTTGAATTAATGAAATTTGGGAATGTTGTATTGCAAGTAATATGTGCTTATATTGTGTTTGTTGTGTTAGACAAAATAGTCGAACAGCAGACGGTTTTTGAGAATAATAGAAAATGGGAGTGA